The following proteins are co-located in the Neodiprion virginianus isolate iyNeoVirg1 chromosome 6, iyNeoVirg1.1, whole genome shotgun sequence genome:
- the LOC124307986 gene encoding E3 ubiquitin-protein ligase MARCHF11-like, translating to MSNIEEEQELLDQNDTDHAASCIAEKTISCSDPLQSEKSRKVHPRLVSTPVQKEEFLWRSNEEGRQSKTRQKSFDQKQEDDASGSSLQGDICRICHMGGFPQLAHTQPMWEWQNQGVRRVSSQISTLSSYAYLGPLIAACKCRGTVGLVHAECLERWLTESGHMRCELCGHKYVIKRVPRHGILASVGIWLKTVVATQQMFLDIMYLLVTTPLALFSCYVCALALRVLIEGGFYQIPWMIIAMLPTCSLTLIAYWGWLITLGRYTSR from the exons ATGTCCAACATCGAGGAGGAGCAGGAGCTGCTGGATCAAAATGACACGGATCACGCGGCGAGCTGCATAG CAGAGAAAACCATCAGCTGCAGTGATCCTCTGCAGAGTGAGAAGAGTAGAAAGGTCCACCCGCGGCTAGTCTCGACACCGGTGCAGAAGGAGGAGTTTTTATGGAGGTCGAACGAGGAAGGGCGGCAATCGAAGACCAGGCAGAAATCATTCGACCAGAAGCAAGAGGATG ACGCGTCGGGCAGCTCGCTGCAGGGTGACATATGCAGAATATGCCACATGGGGGGCTTTCCTCAGCTGGCCCATACCCAGCCGATGTGGGAGTGGCAGAACCAGGGCGTTCGTCGGGTTTCCAGCCAGATATCCACCTTGTCGTCGTACGCCTACTTGGGGCCGCTGATCGCAGCTTGCAA ATGCCGCGGTACCGTGGGTCTCGTCCATGCCGAATGCCTCGAACGATGGTTGACAGAATCGGGGCACATGAGGTGTGAACTTTGCGGTCACAAGTACGTCATCAAGCGAGTTCCTCGCCACGGGATTCTCGCCAGTGTTGGAATATGGCTGAAAACAGTGGTAGCTACTCAGCAG ATGTTCCTGGACATAATGTATCTTCTGGTAACAACGCCCCTTGCCCTGTTTTCCTGCTACGTCTGCGCGCTTGCGTTGAGGGTGTTGATAGAGGGTGGATTTTACCAGATACCATGGATGATAATAGCGATGCTGCCGACATGCTCACTGACGCTGATCGCCTACTGGGGCTGGCTGATAACTCTGGGCAGGTACACGAGCAGGTAG